In the Nicotiana tabacum cultivar K326 chromosome 16, ASM71507v2, whole genome shotgun sequence genome, one interval contains:
- the LOC107798321 gene encoding calcium uniporter protein 4, mitochondrial-like, which translates to MALRRALAKRLNITLKRDPLPSVTGLDHSHTHSTPIKTSKISPVPAKSPDSIDSALFRRFLQKREINHAARLPEFLSIPMGDKLREKLRSMNVTGDRIRFDGLAPPAPAAETADFPVETTMGRIAVNDARKILRFSQLEKVRSRLREIPMNSISYSKFLEICSEVCSNREQGLEFAKKLDESGSVIVFGDVVLLRPHQVAKSMDKIISESIASPNDPRRKELENMEKQKVLIDQKAQSLVKGELYCGLGFLVIQTLGFMRLTFWELSWDVMEPICFFVTSFHFALAYGFFLKTSKEPTFEGFFQRRFKVKQKKLMKIHNFDLEKYNKLREAFYPTYYNQPYYGFSSSSIMQ; encoded by the exons ATGGCGCTTCGTCGGGCTTTAGCGAAACGCCTAAACATTACCCTGAAAAGGGACCCACTTCCATCGGTAACGGGTCTAGATCATTCTCATACTCATTCTACACCAATCAAAACCAGCAAAATATCGCCAGTTCCGGCGAAGTCGCCGGACTCTATTGACTCCGCCTTATTCCGCCGGTTCCTCCAAAAAAGAGAAATCAACCATGCAGCTAGACTGCCGGAATTTTTATCAATTCCTATGGGAGATAAATTGAGAGAAAAATTGAGGTCTATGAATGTTACCGGAGATAGGATTAGATTTGACGGACTAGCTCCACCGGCTCCGGCGGCTGAGACAGCGGATTTTCCGGTGGAGACGACGATGGGAAGAATAGCGGTGAATGATGCTAGAAAAATTTTGAGGTTTTCACAGTTGGAGAAAGTGAGATCGAGACTTAGAGAGATACCGATGAACTCCATTTCCTACTCTAAATTCCTTGAGATTTGTAGTGAGGTTTGTAGCAACAGAGAACAGGGTTTGGAGTTTGCAAAGAAATTGGACGAGTCAGGCAGCGTCATCGTTTTTGGTGACGTCGTTTTGCTCCGTCCACATCAG GTGGCAAAATCAATGGACAAAATAATATCAGAATCCATAGCATCCCCAAACGACCCAAGGAGAAAAGAACTTGAAAATATGGAAAAGCAAAAGGTCTTAATTGATCAAAAAGCCCAATCACTAGTCAAAGGCGAACTTTACTGTGGGCTGGGCTTTCTAGTTATTCAAACACTGGGCTTTATGAGGCTAACGTTTTGGGAGCTGAGTTGGGATGTAATGGAGCCCATTTGCTTCTTTGTTACCTCATTTCACTTTGCCCTTGCTTATGGATTCTTCCTAAAAACATCAAAAGAGCCAACTTTTGAAGGGTTTTTCCAAAGACGTTTCAAAGTGAAGCAAAAGAAGCTAATGAAGATTCATAATTTCGATCTTGAAAAGTATAATAAGCTTCGAGAAGCATTTTATCCAACTTATTATAACCAACCATATTATGGTTTCTCGTCGAGTTCGATCATGCAATAA